Proteins encoded in a region of the Streptomyces sp. NBC_00258 genome:
- a CDS encoding helix-turn-helix transcriptional regulator, with protein sequence MDRVLLADFLRARREALQPEDVGLPRGQRRRTGGLRREEVAALAGMSADYYSRIEQQRGPAPSERMLVSLARAMRLNLNERDRLFTLSGIPAPQRIIRDDHVGPAMMRIVGGLLNVPAMLMSRFGETLLQTPPAVALLGDFTRYSGLSRYLVYRWFTGDPQVRGLYPVEDHPRRGRVFAAEIRDAYTADPTGKAGEIVAALLDVSPEFAEVWRLHEVRVTHHHDLKRYLHPELGELELYSEMLVDPEQCQQLLVFTAIPGSPSRGKLQMLFAVGP encoded by the coding sequence ATGGACCGGGTGTTGCTGGCAGATTTTCTCCGCGCGCGTCGTGAGGCGTTGCAGCCGGAGGATGTCGGGCTGCCTCGCGGACAGCGTCGCCGCACCGGCGGGTTGCGGCGCGAGGAAGTGGCGGCGCTGGCCGGCATGTCGGCCGACTACTACAGCCGGATCGAGCAGCAGCGTGGTCCGGCCCCGTCGGAGCGGATGCTCGTTTCGCTCGCCCGGGCGATGCGGCTCAACCTGAACGAGCGCGACCGCCTCTTCACCCTCAGCGGCATCCCTGCACCTCAGCGGATCATACGAGATGATCATGTCGGTCCCGCGATGATGCGGATCGTCGGCGGCCTCCTGAACGTGCCGGCGATGTTGATGTCGCGCTTCGGCGAGACGCTCCTGCAGACACCTCCGGCGGTCGCACTGCTCGGTGACTTCACCCGCTACTCGGGCCTCTCCCGGTACCTGGTCTACCGCTGGTTCACCGGCGATCCGCAGGTCCGTGGCCTGTATCCGGTGGAGGACCATCCGCGGCGGGGCAGGGTCTTCGCCGCGGAGATCCGGGACGCCTACACGGCCGATCCCACGGGGAAGGCCGGTGAGATCGTCGCGGCTCTGCTCGATGTCAGTCCCGAGTTCGCGGAGGTCTGGCGGTTGCACGAGGTGAGGGTGACGCATCACCACGACCTCAAGCGTTACCTGCACCCCGAGCTGGGGGAACTGGAGCTCTACTCCGAGATGCTGGTGGATCCCGAGCAGTGCCAGCAGCTGCTGGTCTTCACCGCCATACCCGGTTCCCCCAGCCGGGGCAAGCTGCAGATGCTGTTCGCTGTCGGTCCCTAG
- a CDS encoding alpha/beta hydrolase, translated as MWEPIIGAASAAQPVPPDVTTTEYYATADDGTKITMRWYAKTDAPAGPAALFFHGGGYIFGHIDLFDGAVARYVSASGVPMLSVEYRRAPEHPFPTPVEDAYTALRWLHQHAEDLGVDPARIGVMGDSAGGGLAAALSILARERGGPQIARQILLMPMLDDRTTTPDPHIEPYLLWSYDDSRTAWPALLGDAAGGPDVPATAAPARLGDATGLPPAYIEVGQLDAFRDEDLAYALKLSRAGVPVEFHLHPGVPHEFDSIAFTTDVARRAIADRVRALTSL; from the coding sequence ATGTGGGAACCGATCATCGGTGCCGCTTCGGCGGCCCAACCGGTCCCGCCCGACGTCACGACCACCGAGTACTACGCGACCGCCGACGACGGCACGAAGATCACCATGCGCTGGTACGCCAAAACGGACGCCCCTGCCGGTCCGGCCGCGCTGTTCTTCCACGGCGGCGGCTACATCTTCGGCCACATCGACCTGTTCGACGGCGCAGTTGCCCGCTACGTCTCCGCCAGCGGGGTGCCGATGCTGTCGGTCGAATACCGCCGAGCCCCCGAACACCCCTTCCCCACACCGGTCGAGGACGCGTACACCGCCCTGCGCTGGCTGCACCAGCACGCGGAAGACCTGGGTGTCGACCCCGCGCGGATTGGTGTCATGGGCGACAGTGCCGGAGGCGGACTGGCCGCGGCGCTGTCGATCCTCGCCCGGGAGCGCGGAGGCCCGCAGATCGCCCGGCAGATCCTGCTCATGCCGATGCTCGACGACCGCACCACCACGCCCGACCCGCACATCGAGCCCTACCTGCTGTGGTCCTACGACGACAGCCGCACCGCGTGGCCGGCCCTGCTCGGCGACGCCGCGGGCGGGCCCGACGTACCCGCCACGGCCGCCCCGGCCCGCCTCGGGGATGCGACCGGTCTGCCTCCCGCCTACATCGAGGTCGGCCAGCTCGACGCCTTCCGCGACGAGGACCTTGCCTACGCCCTCAAACTCAGCCGGGCCGGCGTACCCGTGGAGTTTCATCTCCACCCCGGCGTCCCGCACGAGTTCGACTCCATCGCCTTCACCACCGATGTCGCCCGCCGCGCCATCGCCGACCGCGTACGCGCCCTCACCTCCCTCTAG
- a CDS encoding oxidoreductase has translation MAQSHRRRPRRGRAHRGPADARRPYLPPGQHPAPPHARGPLGRTAQGRHVHRHRPPGDARSRALTADEIAGVSDEFRRAAAAVAAGFDGVEIHGGNGYLVHQFLSSNANERTDRYGGSVARRIRFATEVTSAVVAEIGADRTGLRISPGNPYNDITEHDMHDVHPALLDAIDPLGIAYLHLIQGRDDEFLQRIRRQWSTALIVNRGGTPLGTRFRRPRLRSGRRRLGRRHGTGQPRPSPPPPHGRPAQRARPGHLPRRQPPAATPTTPPSPSPPTRRAEP, from the coding sequence CTGGCGCAAAGTCACCGACGCCGTCCACGCCGAGGGCGGGCGCATCGTGGTCCAGCTGATGCACGCCGGCCGTATCTCCCACCCGGACAACACCCCGCACCACCGCACGCCCGTGGCCCCCTCGGCCGTACAGCCCAAGGGCGTCATGTTCACCGCCACCGGCCTCCAGGAGATGCCCGTTCCCGGGCCCTCACCGCCGACGAGATCGCCGGTGTGTCCGACGAGTTCCGCCGCGCGGCGGCGGCCGTCGCCGCCGGGTTCGACGGCGTGGAGATCCACGGCGGCAACGGCTACCTCGTCCACCAGTTCCTCTCCTCCAACGCCAACGAGCGCACCGACCGGTACGGCGGCTCCGTCGCCCGCCGCATCCGCTTCGCCACCGAGGTGACGTCCGCGGTGGTCGCCGAGATCGGCGCCGACCGCACGGGCCTGCGCATCTCTCCCGGCAACCCCTACAACGACATCACCGAGCACGACATGCATGACGTCCACCCGGCACTGCTCGACGCCATCGACCCGCTCGGCATCGCCTACCTGCACCTCATCCAGGGCCGCGACGACGAATTCCTGCAGCGCATACGCCGGCAGTGGTCAACGGCGCTGATCGTCAACCGCGGCGGCACCCCGCTCGGCACCCGCTTTCGCCGACCTCGACTCCGGTCTGGCCGACGTCGTCTCGGTCGGCGCCACGGCACTGGCCAACCCCGACCTTCCCCACCGCCTCCGCACGGGCGCCCTGCTCAACGAGCCCGACCCGGCCACCTTCCACGGCGGCAACCACCCGCGGCTACACCGACTACCCCACCCTCCCCATCACCACCAACACGGAGAGCTGAACCATGA
- a CDS encoding SRPBCC family protein: protein MTTLLIGPADKTVTVTVQQRTRTAPPDAFRILAPIDLPTVFRPVAPFPGISSVKNQTEAWDHAGSRRSPQFDDGSQVDEELTEYVPGSSFAYQLTGFTNVLSRLAAGIRGEFNVNPDGDGTLIRWTYEFKPLPGRRWILAGPFAPLWRRYMVAALDQCVHVIETAENSEQAPLRTG, encoded by the coding sequence ATGACCACGCTCCTCATCGGCCCGGCCGACAAGACCGTCACCGTCACCGTCCAGCAGCGGACCCGCACGGCACCCCCGGACGCCTTCCGCATCCTGGCGCCCATCGATCTCCCCACCGTCTTCCGCCCGGTGGCCCCGTTCCCCGGCATCAGCAGCGTGAAGAACCAGACCGAGGCCTGGGACCACGCGGGCTCGCGAAGAAGCCCGCAGTTCGACGACGGCTCCCAAGTCGACGAAGAACTCACCGAGTACGTACCGGGCTCCAGCTTCGCCTACCAGCTGACCGGCTTCACCAACGTCCTCTCCCGCCTCGCGGCCGGCATCCGGGGCGAGTTCAACGTCAACCCCGACGGTGACGGCACACTCATCCGCTGGACCTACGAGTTCAAGCCGCTGCCCGGCCGCCGCTGGATCCTCGCCGGCCCCTTCGCTCCGCTCTGGCGCCGCTACATGGTGGCCGCCCTCGACCAGTGCGTCCACGTCATCGAAACAGCGGAAAACAGTGAGCAGGCGCCGCTCCGGACCGGGTGA
- a CDS encoding NADP-dependent oxidoreductase, producing the protein MKAIVFDTFGGTEVLHEAETEIPEPGPGQVRVRVQAVGVNPVDGKIRSGIMEAIFPTTLPAVPGGEIAGIVDAVGEDIDQLQVGDEVLGWSDTGSYAQYALATATVLAPKPAGLDWTRAAALPVASDGADRVLDLLDVKATETLLIHGASGALGTVAVQLAVARGARVIGTAGPANQEYVTSLGATALVYGEGLVERVRALAPGGVDAVLDAAGKGALEDSITLRGGTDRIVTTADFRARELGVVFAEGPARRSASRLAELARQAADGALAITVGATYPLTDAAKAQQASDAGHSRGKLVLTVG; encoded by the coding sequence ATGAAAGCCATCGTTTTCGACACGTTCGGCGGCACCGAGGTCCTGCACGAGGCGGAGACCGAGATCCCCGAGCCCGGCCCCGGCCAGGTCCGCGTGCGTGTACAGGCTGTCGGTGTCAACCCGGTGGACGGCAAGATCCGCTCCGGGATCATGGAAGCCATCTTCCCCACCACCCTGCCCGCCGTCCCTGGTGGTGAGATCGCCGGGATCGTCGACGCCGTCGGTGAGGACATCGACCAGCTGCAGGTGGGCGACGAGGTGCTGGGCTGGTCCGACACCGGCTCCTACGCCCAGTACGCGCTGGCCACCGCGACCGTCCTCGCCCCCAAGCCGGCCGGCCTGGACTGGACGCGCGCAGCCGCACTGCCGGTGGCGAGCGACGGCGCCGACCGGGTCCTGGACCTGCTCGACGTCAAAGCCACCGAGACCCTGCTGATCCACGGCGCGTCCGGCGCGCTGGGCACCGTCGCCGTCCAGCTCGCCGTCGCCCGCGGCGCCCGTGTCATCGGCACCGCCGGCCCCGCCAACCAGGAGTACGTGACCTCGCTCGGCGCCACCGCGCTGGTCTATGGAGAGGGTCTGGTCGAGCGGGTGCGTGCGCTCGCCCCAGGCGGCGTGGACGCGGTGCTCGACGCCGCGGGCAAGGGCGCGCTGGAGGACTCCATCACCCTGCGCGGCGGCACCGACCGGATCGTCACCACCGCCGACTTCCGCGCCCGCGAACTCGGTGTCGTCTTCGCCGAGGGCCCGGCGCGCCGCTCGGCCTCCCGGCTGGCCGAACTGGCCCGGCAGGCCGCCGACGGCGCACTGGCGATCACGGTCGGCGCGACCTACCCGCTTACCGACGCGGCCAAGGCCCAGCAGGCCAGCGACGCCGGACACAGCCGCGGAAAGCTCGTCCTCACCGTCGGCTGA
- a CDS encoding cupin domain-containing protein: MTMAYLAQPEQQQKLEWLDGGTFSVLLDKEATEGKLTVGRFDVARGEAPPFHLHTREDEVFMLIKGTALVWCGEEEHELSEGGIVYLPRNIPHGYRITSARADLLMIATPGGIEGMFRHAGRDLSTPRPDGFEIPKSLLAEASELYGGVILGPPR, from the coding sequence ATGACCATGGCCTATCTGGCGCAGCCCGAACAGCAGCAGAAGCTCGAATGGCTCGACGGGGGAACGTTCTCCGTGCTGCTCGACAAGGAAGCCACCGAGGGCAAGCTGACCGTGGGCCGCTTCGACGTCGCCAGGGGCGAAGCCCCGCCGTTCCACCTACACACCCGCGAGGACGAGGTGTTCATGCTGATCAAGGGCACGGCCCTGGTGTGGTGCGGGGAAGAGGAACACGAACTGAGCGAAGGCGGGATCGTCTACCTGCCCCGCAATATCCCGCACGGCTACCGCATCACCTCCGCCCGCGCCGACCTTTTGATGATCGCCACGCCCGGCGGCATCGAGGGCATGTTCCGCCACGCCGGACGCGACCTCAGCACCCCGCGCCCCGACGGCTTCGAGATCCCCAAGTCCCTGCTGGCGGAGGCATCCGAACTCTACGGCGGCGTCATCCTCGGCCCGCCGCGCTGA
- a CDS encoding VOC family protein has product MAIQRMDNVGIVVEDMDAAIAFFVELGMELEGRAEVAGLVADQCTGLDGVRCDIAMVRTPDGHSRLELSKYHSPAVISDGPRNRPHNVLGTHRVMFAVDDLEDTVARLRPHGAELVGEIARFEDSYLLCYVRGPEGIIVGLAEQLR; this is encoded by the coding sequence ATGGCGATTCAGCGGATGGACAACGTAGGCATCGTCGTCGAGGACATGGATGCCGCCATCGCGTTCTTCGTGGAACTCGGTATGGAGCTGGAGGGCAGGGCGGAGGTTGCGGGCCTCGTCGCCGACCAGTGCACCGGACTCGACGGCGTCCGCTGTGACATCGCGATGGTCCGGACCCCGGACGGCCACAGTCGGCTCGAGCTGTCGAAGTACCACAGCCCCGCGGTGATCAGCGACGGGCCGCGCAACCGGCCGCACAACGTGCTGGGCACGCACCGCGTCATGTTCGCCGTCGACGACCTCGAGGACACCGTTGCCCGCCTGCGCCCTCACGGCGCCGAACTCGTCGGTGAGATCGCCCGGTTCGAGGACAGCTATCTGCTCTGCTACGTCCGCGGCCCGGAGGGCATCATCGTCGGACTGGCCGAGCAACTGCGCTGA
- a CDS encoding response regulator, whose amino-acid sequence MSDNAPVSVVVVDDHPAILSGVEAWYAASRRPISVVAAGDSVREAWTAPGSSADVVVLDLQLGEGGPAFGSLRRLVDAGRQVVVYSMRDDEKTALNCLDLGAATYLTKSEGRDHLVEATLAAADERPYMAPALAGALGANTRADRPQLSVREENVLIEWFQSESKELVAQRLGISVRTVNSYLDRVRIKYANVGRPARTKASLVARAIQDGLVDVDDL is encoded by the coding sequence ATGAGTGACAACGCACCGGTCAGCGTGGTCGTCGTCGACGACCATCCCGCCATCCTCTCGGGCGTGGAGGCGTGGTACGCCGCATCACGGCGGCCCATCTCCGTGGTGGCGGCCGGCGACTCCGTACGGGAAGCCTGGACCGCGCCGGGCAGCTCGGCCGACGTCGTCGTCCTGGATCTGCAACTGGGCGAGGGCGGCCCCGCCTTCGGCAGCCTTCGAAGACTCGTCGACGCCGGGCGGCAGGTGGTCGTCTATTCGATGCGGGACGACGAGAAGACAGCGCTCAACTGCCTGGACCTGGGAGCCGCGACCTATCTGACCAAGAGCGAGGGCCGAGACCATCTGGTCGAGGCGACGCTGGCGGCAGCGGACGAGCGGCCCTACATGGCGCCCGCGCTGGCCGGCGCGCTGGGAGCGAATACCCGCGCCGACCGACCCCAGCTCTCAGTGCGCGAGGAGAACGTGCTCATCGAGTGGTTCCAGTCGGAGTCGAAGGAGTTGGTCGCGCAGCGTCTCGGGATCTCCGTACGAACGGTCAACTCGTATCTGGACCGGGTCCGCATCAAGTACGCGAACGTCGGCCGACCCGCGCGGACCAAGGCAAGCCTGGTCGCCCGCGCCATCCAGGACGGGCTGGTCGACGTGGACGACCTCTGA
- a CDS encoding sensor histidine kinase produces the protein MILALERFGVWLRSIVVCLCGALGIVSADAADIPLAMSLLVPAFFACGVRLYSLRRPRMFPLALLWTLDAAVVVLTGLSQPVIGGEAANVMVEAMVGISVVAFQYEWATRPVAGAALAALGAVVFVLGDVLSSPGHSPDLVPLVRMLIQVGLSRAAYLIIRALARAADRSAAVRAAARREMEVAAARRANEREYLATLHDTASATLLMVSQGDGRDWSWLPPRARQDLEAMSAVPGFETGSVDLAALLGCVPEGEGQTRVRLKTRIDGPLAIPSGPGLAIFNGVREAVTNVARHAGVREAELRAWTEGDGAVVELSDAGRGFDPQSVPARRRGISGSIIARMHAVGGSASVTSHPDTGTRVQWRWHGQARASQAGDGTRATGVPRPPRAQVQHTADVRFIRGRLLYGTQLAVLLISLVWQFTISLRRLAVHQDVYRPAWAQTAAFVCLAAVAVIGGAYLLRGRQIPPRVRWWSVGSVLAVSAVCAFTLPPEVSTGAPDWAFGVVGWHALFLLADLRVRVFAAFLGAHVGLNATAVFLSGAPTVAQWATLGISTIASCGFQLSVGVLMTYLLHGTAPAAGTAAAKEEELRTRERIQEDMQRDHKERYRALTATTVPLLVGLGHGVLSPHDEEVRLRCGVEAARMRRLFAESDAVLDPLLNELRACVEVAEHRGVTVSLAVRGRPGEAPVEVRRELIDPVAVILGRTRSTARVTVVWTPGAVRVSVVSEDCSGGRGTEEDAQAHGRATNVQVDVERTMRGGSVWVEAGWRRPAASGVDLT, from the coding sequence GTGATCCTGGCCCTTGAGCGGTTCGGGGTGTGGCTCCGGTCCATCGTGGTCTGCCTGTGCGGTGCGCTGGGCATCGTCTCGGCGGATGCGGCGGACATTCCCCTGGCGATGTCTCTGCTGGTGCCCGCTTTCTTCGCCTGTGGTGTGCGCCTTTACTCGCTGCGTCGCCCGCGCATGTTCCCGCTCGCCCTGCTGTGGACGTTGGACGCGGCCGTGGTGGTGTTGACAGGGCTGTCTCAGCCGGTGATCGGCGGCGAGGCCGCGAATGTGATGGTGGAGGCGATGGTCGGCATCAGCGTCGTCGCCTTCCAGTACGAGTGGGCGACGCGACCGGTGGCCGGGGCTGCCCTGGCCGCGTTGGGGGCTGTCGTCTTCGTGCTGGGCGACGTCCTCTCCTCGCCCGGGCACAGCCCAGACTTGGTACCCCTGGTGCGCATGCTGATCCAGGTTGGCCTGTCGAGGGCTGCTTACCTCATCATTCGCGCGCTGGCCAGGGCGGCTGACCGGTCGGCCGCGGTCAGGGCGGCAGCGCGCCGGGAGATGGAAGTCGCCGCCGCACGCCGGGCGAACGAGCGCGAGTACCTGGCGACCCTGCACGACACAGCGAGTGCGACGCTGCTGATGGTCTCCCAGGGCGACGGCCGGGACTGGTCGTGGCTGCCTCCACGCGCCAGACAGGATCTGGAGGCCATGTCCGCTGTGCCCGGATTCGAGACGGGGAGCGTCGACCTCGCGGCTCTGCTCGGCTGTGTGCCCGAGGGCGAGGGACAGACCAGGGTGCGGCTCAAGACGCGCATCGACGGCCCGCTCGCGATTCCTTCCGGCCCTGGGCTCGCGATATTCAACGGGGTCCGGGAGGCCGTCACCAATGTGGCACGCCACGCCGGGGTGCGGGAGGCGGAGCTCAGGGCATGGACGGAGGGGGACGGCGCCGTCGTCGAACTGTCCGACGCGGGACGGGGTTTCGACCCGCAGTCCGTCCCCGCGCGGCGCCGGGGCATCTCCGGTTCCATCATCGCCAGGATGCACGCGGTCGGAGGCTCCGCTTCCGTCACCTCCCATCCGGACACCGGGACCCGCGTGCAGTGGCGCTGGCACGGCCAGGCCCGGGCGTCACAGGCAGGCGACGGAACACGGGCGACCGGCGTACCGCGTCCGCCCCGGGCCCAGGTACAGCACACAGCCGACGTCCGCTTCATCCGCGGGCGACTCCTTTACGGGACCCAACTGGCCGTGCTGCTGATCAGCCTGGTGTGGCAGTTCACCATCTCGCTGCGCCGCCTCGCGGTTCACCAGGACGTGTACCGCCCCGCGTGGGCACAGACGGCCGCCTTCGTCTGTCTTGCCGCGGTCGCGGTGATCGGGGGCGCCTATCTGCTGCGTGGCAGGCAGATTCCGCCGAGGGTGCGCTGGTGGAGCGTGGGCTCGGTGCTGGCCGTTTCGGCGGTATGCGCGTTCACGCTCCCGCCGGAGGTGTCGACAGGTGCGCCGGACTGGGCGTTCGGAGTGGTCGGCTGGCATGCGCTGTTCCTACTGGCAGACCTGCGGGTCAGGGTGTTCGCGGCATTCCTCGGGGCGCACGTGGGGCTCAACGCGACCGCTGTCTTCCTGTCCGGGGCGCCAACCGTCGCGCAGTGGGCCACCTTGGGGATCTCGACGATAGCCAGCTGTGGCTTCCAGCTCTCCGTCGGTGTACTGATGACGTACCTTCTCCACGGTACGGCGCCGGCGGCGGGGACCGCGGCCGCAAAGGAGGAAGAACTGCGTACCCGGGAACGCATCCAGGAGGACATGCAGCGTGATCACAAGGAGCGCTACCGCGCGCTGACGGCGACGACCGTGCCGCTGCTCGTGGGCCTTGGCCATGGTGTGCTGAGCCCGCACGACGAGGAGGTCAGGCTGCGGTGCGGAGTGGAAGCCGCCCGTATGCGCCGCCTGTTCGCGGAGAGCGATGCCGTCTTGGACCCGCTGCTGAACGAGTTGCGGGCGTGCGTCGAGGTGGCCGAGCACCGGGGGGTGACGGTGAGCCTGGCCGTACGAGGCCGGCCGGGTGAGGCGCCTGTGGAGGTACGCAGGGAACTGATCGACCCGGTGGCGGTGATTCTGGGCCGTACCCGCTCGACCGCGCGGGTGACTGTCGTGTGGACACCCGGCGCGGTGCGCGTGAGCGTGGTCAGCGAGGACTGCTCCGGCGGCCGGGGCACGGAAGAGGACGCTCAGGCGCACGGGCGTGCCACGAACGTGCAGGTGGACGTGGAGCGAACGATGCGTGGTGGAAGTGTGTGGGTGGAGGCCGGCTGGAGAAGACCGGCGGCCTCCGGAGTTGACCTCACATGA
- a CDS encoding IS5 family transposase produces MGGRESYPSDLPDEAWELIRPVITAWKAKHPSVSGHAGQYAMREIVNAILYQARTGCQWRYLPHDLPPRSAVYYYFAKWRDDGTAETIHDLLRWQAREMRKRHEDPTAVVLDSQTVRASANAPKDTTGLDPGKKSPGRKRGIATDVLGLIIAVVVVAASVHDNAIGIALLDKVAATAPTVTKGWVDAGFKQAVVEHGADLGIGIEIVQREPGARGFTPEPKRWVVEQTFGTLMLHRRLVRDYETLPASSVAMIHWSMTDVMLRRLTRTATPTWRDAPQASRSGR; encoded by the coding sequence GTGGGCGGGCGCGAGTCGTACCCCAGTGATCTGCCGGATGAGGCATGGGAGTTGATCCGGCCGGTCATCACCGCCTGGAAGGCGAAGCACCCCTCGGTCAGCGGGCATGCGGGCCAGTACGCGATGCGGGAGATCGTCAACGCGATCCTCTACCAGGCCCGCACCGGCTGCCAGTGGCGCTACCTGCCACACGACCTGCCGCCCAGGAGCGCGGTGTACTACTACTTCGCCAAGTGGCGCGACGACGGCACCGCCGAGACCATCCACGACCTGCTGCGCTGGCAGGCCCGCGAAATGCGCAAGCGGCACGAGGACCCCACCGCCGTCGTCCTGGACTCGCAGACCGTGCGGGCCTCGGCGAACGCACCAAAGGACACGACCGGCCTGGATCCGGGCAAGAAGAGCCCGGGCCGCAAGCGAGGCATCGCCACCGATGTCCTCGGCCTGATCATCGCCGTCGTCGTGGTCGCCGCGAGCGTGCACGACAACGCGATCGGCATCGCCCTGCTGGACAAGGTCGCCGCCACCGCACCCACAGTGACCAAGGGCTGGGTGGATGCCGGGTTCAAGCAGGCCGTGGTCGAGCACGGCGCCGACCTGGGCATCGGCATAGAGATCGTCCAGCGCGAGCCCGGGGCAAGAGGGTTCACCCCGGAGCCGAAGCGGTGGGTAGTGGAGCAGACGTTCGGCACCCTCATGCTCCACCGCAGACTCGTGCGCGACTACGAGACCCTGCCGGCCAGCTCAGTGGCGATGATCCACTGGTCCATGACCGACGTCATGCTCCGCCGCCTCACCCGCACTGCCACCCCGACCTGGCGCGATGCACCCCAGGCGAGCAGGAGCGGGCGGTGA